The genomic segment CAGCACCCCGAATCGCTTCTCGCTGGAGGAGCGAGCGCTGGCCACGACCTGGTAGTCCTCCTCGGTGAGCTTGCCGGAGCGCTTGAGATACTCGCCGAGGCTGTCGCCCCGGTCGGTCGAGGCGGCATGAACGACCAATCCGTCCTGAAGCACGATCTTCTTCACCACCGTCCCCTGCTTCGCCTGAATGGTTCCCCCGACTCGAAAGCGGTGCACCGTGTAGAGCATCTCCGGGAGAGTGACCTCTCTCAAACTTGCTCGATATTCGAACTTGCGGTTCATCGGCTTTAGAGGTCCCGATCGGCCATCTGTCGGGTTTCTGCCGCGGTCAATATAGCATCGGAGTAAGCCGAGACTCTGTTAACCGGCACACATCCACCAATTCTGTAGAGTACGCCGAATGGCCTGGATCTCGCCGGAAGAAGCGTGGCGTTGGCTGGCCGAGGGGCTGGGCCCTCAGGCTCCCGAAACGGTGTCTCGTCGCCGAGCGGCCGGGCGGGTGCTGGCGGCTCCCGTCCGTGCGACCGTCGACCTGCCGCCCTGCGACATGTCTGCGATGGACGGCTACGCCGTCTCCGAGCCGGTGACCGCAGGAAGCAGTCTGCCGGTTACCGCGACGATCGCAGCCGGGGACGGCCCCGGCCACATTCTGACCGCCGGCTCAGCGGTCCGCATCATGACCGGAGCCCCGGTTCCCGCAGGCAGCGAGGCCGTCGTTCCGGTCGAGCAGACCGATGCCGGCGAAACGACCGTGACCTTCTCGGCGGCCTCCCAAAGCGGCGCCCACATCCGCCAGCACGGCGAGGTCGTCCGTGCCGGCGACGAGATTCTCAGCACCGGCACACCGGTGACGGCCACGGTTCTCGGTCTCCTCGCGGCCCATGGCACCGCGGAGATCGAAGTCTACGGCGTGCCCCGGGTCGCGACCTTGAGTACGGGCGACGAAATCCTACCGCCCGAGGAAGAACCGGGCCCCGGACAGCTTCGAGACACCCACGCGGATTTCCTGCTGGCCGCTGGCAGGACTCTGCATCTCGAGTTCCAGGCACTGGGGATCGCACGTGACAATGAGGCGGACCTCGCCCGACATATCGAGCAAGGTCTCGAACATGACGTGCTTCTGATCTCCGGGGGAGTGTCCAAAGGCATCTTCGATCTGGTCGAGGACGTCCTCGCCCGATATGGTTGCAGAACTCTCTTTGACGCCGTCGCGGTCCAACCGGGCAAGCCGCTGGTTGCCGCGCGCCACGAGAATGGATGGGTCTTCGGTCTTCCCGGGAATCCGGCTTCGGCCATCGTCTGCTTTCACCTCTTCGTACGGCCGTTCTTGCGCACGATGCTGGGATTCGAAGACGGCTACTGGCACGGGGCGTTGCGGGCCCAGCTCGCGGCGCCGCTGCCCGGGGCCCGTAAGCGCGATCGCTTCGTGAGCGCCTCAGTACGGACCGAGGACGGCCGCATCCTGGTCACGCCGCACTCGCCCCAAGGCTCCCACGACGTTATCGCCTACGGCCACGGCTCGGCGCTCGTGCGCATCACGGCCCACTCCGAGCCGACCGCGCCCGGCGAGAGCTGCGAAGTTCTTCTCCTACCCGGCTGATCCCGCCCGCCCCGCCCGGTCGCGCACGCAGCCGCCGACGCTACCGAGCTCGCGGCCATACCCAGATCGACCGCTACGAATCTGTTGATTCGGGAAACCACGTCCCGAGCCGATTCGACAGGTACTCGGCCCAGATAGTCGAATCGGTGATCCATGCCCCGCGACTCAATCGGCCCGTCCAGGGCATAGGCGAAGGCCGACTCCGCAGGTACCCGGCCCAGACAGTGGAATCGGTGATCCACGCCCCGCGGCTGAATGAGCGCCGCGTGCGCCTCGGAGGGAGCCTCTCCGTGCTCCCGAAGAGGCCGCACCGGCGCGACTCAATCGGCCCGGTCGACACCGCCGAGCGGCGAGCCGAGACGTTTATCTACTGAAACGTGTCGCAGGCCTGTGGGTCGCCGGTCTCGAGGCCGCGATAGAGCCAGCGCTGGCGCTGCTCCGAGGAACCGTGAGTCCAGGACTCGGGCTGCACGTAGCCGTTGCTCTTTCTCTGAATCGAGTCATCCCCGATCGCGGCGGCGGCCCGCAAACCCTCCTCGAAGTCGCCCGGCTCGATCAGGTTGCGTTGGCGATTGGCGTGGTGGCCCCAGACTC from the bacterium genome contains:
- a CDS encoding molybdopterin molybdotransferase MoeA, which translates into the protein MAWISPEEAWRWLAEGLGPQAPETVSRRRAAGRVLAAPVRATVDLPPCDMSAMDGYAVSEPVTAGSSLPVTATIAAGDGPGHILTAGSAVRIMTGAPVPAGSEAVVPVEQTDAGETTVTFSAASQSGAHIRQHGEVVRAGDEILSTGTPVTATVLGLLAAHGTAEIEVYGVPRVATLSTGDEILPPEEEPGPGQLRDTHADFLLAAGRTLHLEFQALGIARDNEADLARHIEQGLEHDVLLISGGVSKGIFDLVEDVLARYGCRTLFDAVAVQPGKPLVAARHENGWVFGLPGNPASAIVCFHLFVRPFLRTMLGFEDGYWHGALRAQLAAPLPGARKRDRFVSASVRTEDGRILVTPHSPQGSHDVIAYGHGSALVRITAHSEPTAPGESCEVLLLPG